One window of Paludibacter propionicigenes WB4 genomic DNA carries:
- a CDS encoding TonB-dependent receptor, producing MKNKGIILFLVLFFSFSAFAQKGTVKGKIFDIKSNQPLEFAAILIQGTDIGTTADANGDFTFVDVEPGFKRLVVSLTGFQIAVSEEFQVQGNQTSFINVGMSQTLIQLGEVTVRQNFSAKKIESPISVLSVGVQEIEKTAGATRDVSKVIQTLPGVGATDPNRNDLIVRGGGPSENVFYLDGIEIPTINHFATQGSSGGSIGVLNPDFIQNIDFYTGAFPAGKVNALSSVMDIKQKDGSKDKLHTKLSVGASDAALTLDGPLSKNTTFIVSARQSYLQFLFSALKLPFLPTYNDFQVKVKTKIDQKNEITFLGIGAIDDDALNTGIKNPTESQAYILSYLPTYKQWNYTVGAVYKHFADRYYDTWVLSRNMLRNTNFKYRDNNTDSAKISDYKSDEAENKLRFERNYPDLPVKLSFGGGVKYAHYTNYTNREIFINNTVMSLLYNTKINLFGYQAFAQASKQLLDNQLKLSLGVNFVGTNYNDNMMNPLNQFSPRFSVSYALSPDIDLNANIGRYAQQPAYTTLGYRNSAGDLVNKNENLRYTISNQAIAGFEYRPMGNMKLSMEAFYKHYDYYPLSVADGMSIASKGTEFGQVGDEEIISRGKGRAYGVEILYKIMEMKKLNLTATYTFFRSEFTNSAGVYVPSSWDTKHLFNLISSYKFRNNWYLAIRWRYVGGAPYTPIDPVSANKSVWNVSKQPLLDYTKFNSLRLPNTQQLDIRIDKEFYLKKMVLNLYADIQNVYNFQTQGAPIYTNLDTGTTDASGNKVYSPNVDPTDSNKYLLRTIDNFAGRVLPTIGIIVKI from the coding sequence ATGAAAAACAAGGGAATTATTCTGTTTTTAGTTTTATTCTTTTCCTTTTCTGCTTTTGCTCAAAAAGGTACTGTAAAAGGAAAAATTTTCGATATTAAAAGTAATCAACCGTTAGAGTTTGCAGCGATTCTTATTCAGGGTACCGATATTGGTACTACGGCTGATGCAAATGGAGATTTTACATTTGTAGATGTGGAGCCGGGATTTAAACGGTTAGTCGTAAGTCTGACGGGCTTTCAGATAGCTGTTTCTGAAGAGTTTCAGGTACAGGGTAATCAAACCAGCTTCATAAATGTTGGTATGTCACAAACGCTGATTCAACTGGGGGAAGTGACTGTACGTCAAAATTTTTCAGCCAAGAAAATTGAAAGCCCTATTTCGGTACTTTCAGTAGGAGTCCAAGAAATAGAAAAAACAGCAGGTGCCACCCGCGATGTATCGAAAGTAATTCAAACATTGCCGGGGGTCGGAGCTACCGATCCGAATAGAAATGATTTGATAGTACGTGGTGGGGGTCCTTCCGAGAATGTTTTTTACCTGGACGGCATTGAAATTCCCACCATTAACCACTTTGCAACTCAGGGTTCATCCGGAGGTTCTATTGGTGTTCTTAATCCCGATTTCATTCAAAACATAGATTTTTATACAGGAGCTTTTCCGGCAGGTAAGGTGAATGCTTTAAGTTCTGTGATGGATATAAAACAGAAGGATGGCAGTAAGGATAAATTGCATACCAAGCTATCAGTAGGTGCTTCGGATGCTGCTCTTACGCTCGATGGTCCGTTAAGTAAGAACACCACTTTCATTGTTTCTGCAAGACAATCTTATTTACAATTTTTATTTTCCGCACTCAAATTGCCATTTTTGCCTACGTACAATGATTTTCAGGTAAAGGTAAAAACAAAGATTGATCAAAAAAACGAAATTACTTTTCTGGGTATCGGGGCTATTGATGATGATGCACTGAATACAGGAATTAAGAACCCGACCGAAAGTCAGGCTTATATTTTATCGTATCTGCCGACTTACAAGCAATGGAATTATACTGTAGGTGCAGTTTACAAGCATTTTGCAGACAGGTATTACGACACCTGGGTGCTGAGTCGTAATATGTTGCGTAATACCAATTTCAAATACAGAGATAATAATACCGATAGTGCTAAAATCTCCGATTATAAGTCGGATGAGGCTGAGAATAAGTTACGTTTTGAACGAAATTATCCTGATTTACCGGTAAAGCTATCATTTGGTGGAGGTGTAAAGTATGCTCATTATACCAATTATACCAATCGTGAGATATTCATAAATAATACAGTTATGTCTTTGCTTTATAATACGAAAATTAATTTATTCGGTTATCAGGCTTTTGCACAGGCGTCGAAGCAACTTTTAGACAACCAATTAAAACTTTCGCTTGGAGTAAACTTTGTAGGGACTAATTATAATGATAATATGATGAATCCTCTTAATCAGTTTTCTCCCCGTTTTTCGGTTTCGTACGCTCTTTCGCCAGACATAGATTTAAATGCCAACATCGGACGATATGCGCAACAGCCGGCTTATACGACCTTGGGTTATCGCAATTCTGCCGGTGATTTAGTGAATAAAAATGAAAACCTACGTTATACCATATCCAATCAGGCAATTGCCGGGTTTGAATATCGTCCGATGGGTAATATGAAGTTAAGCATGGAAGCTTTCTATAAACACTATGATTATTATCCGCTTTCAGTAGCCGATGGCATGAGTATAGCCAGTAAAGGAACGGAATTTGGGCAGGTTGGCGATGAAGAAATAATTTCGAGAGGTAAGGGACGTGCGTATGGAGTAGAAATACTTTATAAAATTATGGAAATGAAAAAGCTGAATCTGACAGCAACCTATACATTTTTCAGGAGCGAATTCACGAACTCAGCCGGGGTGTATGTCCCCTCATCCTGGGATACTAAGCATCTTTTTAATCTCATATCCAGTTATAAATTCAGGAATAACTGGTATCTGGCTATACGTTGGCGATATGTTGGTGGTGCGCCTTATACTCCTATTGATCCTGTTTCGGCCAATAAATCGGTTTGGAATGTAAGCAAGCAGCCTTTATTGGATTATACAAAGTTCAACTCGCTGCGACTGCCAAATACGCAACAGTTGGATATAAGAATCGATAAAGAGTTTTATCTGAAAAAAATGGTATTGAACTTATATGCTGATATACAGAATGTGTACAATTTCCAGACTCAGGGTGCTCCGATCTATACCAATCTGGATACCGGAACAACAGATGCATCAGGGAATAAAGTTTATTCACCCAATGTAGACCCGACAGATTCAAATAAATACCTTCTCCGGACGATAGATAATTTTGCAGGGAGAGTTTTACCAACAATTGGTATAATTGTTAAAATATAG
- a CDS encoding aminotransferase class I/II-fold pyridoxal phosphate-dependent enzyme: MIIQKELVDALFAQFGESDITRLSIREVGKLVAQIEKESGQEFIHMEMGVPGLPASPVAIAAEKEALDNGLAAQYPNIEGIPFAKTEIARFANLFINLEVSPLNCVPTVGGMQGSFAALLAAARTNPDKPYTLFIDPGFPVQKSQLHLMGLPFKSFDILNFRGDKLHDKLESFLKEGNVCSICYSSPNNPSWFCFSESELKTIGELATKYDVIVIEDLAYFAMDFRQHYGTPAVAPFQPTVAHYTDNYILLLSASKIFSYAGQRIGMMITSEKLRTRRYPNLKNYFTSDVLGHFIPYGVLYATTAGTSHSAQYALAATLKVVNDGEIDFVKVLHAYGEKARLMKALFLKYGFYIVYNDEDRELADGFYFTIAYPNLTSGELMKEFLYYGISAISLAITGSENLNGLRACVSFVRLDQMEVLEERLKAFAEAQQ; the protein is encoded by the coding sequence ATGATTATACAAAAAGAACTTGTAGATGCTCTTTTTGCTCAGTTTGGCGAGTCGGATATAACCCGATTGTCCATTCGGGAAGTGGGAAAACTGGTAGCACAGATAGAGAAAGAGAGCGGACAAGAATTTATTCATATGGAAATGGGTGTGCCCGGCTTACCGGCTTCACCTGTGGCTATTGCGGCTGAAAAAGAGGCTCTGGATAATGGGCTAGCTGCTCAATACCCAAATATAGAAGGTATTCCGTTTGCTAAAACAGAGATAGCTCGTTTTGCCAATCTGTTTATAAATCTGGAAGTTTCTCCTCTGAATTGTGTGCCCACAGTAGGAGGGATGCAGGGTAGTTTTGCAGCTTTACTGGCAGCTGCCCGTACGAATCCCGATAAACCATACACCTTGTTTATTGATCCGGGTTTTCCGGTGCAAAAATCGCAATTACACTTGATGGGATTGCCGTTTAAGTCATTTGATATCTTGAATTTCAGGGGTGATAAACTCCATGACAAACTGGAATCGTTTCTGAAAGAAGGTAATGTTTGCTCTATTTGTTATTCATCGCCGAATAATCCGTCGTGGTTTTGCTTCTCGGAAAGCGAATTGAAAACAATCGGCGAACTAGCTACAAAATACGATGTGATAGTGATAGAAGACCTGGCATATTTTGCCATGGATTTTCGTCAGCATTACGGAACACCTGCTGTAGCTCCTTTCCAACCAACTGTGGCACATTATACCGATAATTATATTTTGCTACTTTCTGCATCCAAAATATTCAGTTACGCAGGTCAGCGCATTGGTATGATGATTACTTCCGAAAAGCTTCGCACCCGTCGTTATCCGAATTTAAAGAATTATTTTACCAGTGATGTGCTTGGGCATTTTATACCTTATGGTGTGCTTTATGCCACAACAGCCGGAACTTCGCACTCGGCGCAATATGCATTGGCAGCTACACTCAAAGTGGTAAATGACGGTGAAATAGATTTTGTAAAAGTGCTTCATGCCTATGGCGAAAAGGCCAGGTTGATGAAAGCTTTATTTCTGAAATACGGTTTCTATATTGTTTACAACGACGAAGACCGGGAATTGGCTGATGGTTTTTATTTCACCATTGCGTATCCTAATCTGACAAGCGGTGAGTTGATGAAAGAATTTTTGTATTACGGTATAAGTGCTATTTCGTTGGCTATAACCGGTAGTGAAAACCTAAACGGATTGCGTGCCTGCGTATCGTTTGTGCGGTTGGATCAGATGGAGGTGTTGGAAGAACGCTTAAAAGCATTTGCCGAAGCTCAACAATAA
- a CDS encoding phenylacetate--CoA ligase family protein, with protein MIWNKEIECMGRQEMRALQSERLIKLVHHVYNNVVFYRKRMDEKGVKPSDIQSIDDIVKLPFTYKTDLRDNYPFGLFAVPMKDIVRVHASSGTTGKPTTVGYTKNDIENWREVVARCLTMSGIGADDIMQISYGYGLFTGGLGVHYGAETTGCSVVPISGGNTRRQLQLMSDFGSTVLACTPSYALHLADALAENGYSLADMKLKVGVFGAEPWTENMRLELEKKWGIQAHDIYGLSEVMGPGVANDCTFHTGLHIHEDHFFPEIVHPDTKEPLADGQEGELVFTTLTKEGIPLLRYNTRDLSTLSRETCECGRTSVRMKKITGRSDDMLIIRGVNLFPSQIEHVLLELGETSAHYMLYVDRENNLDTLELKVELDETKLTDTIRDLQNLSRKISHALNSAIGLSVKVTLVEPRTITRSEGKAVRVVDNRKK; from the coding sequence ATGATTTGGAATAAAGAAATAGAGTGCATGGGTCGACAGGAAATGCGGGCTTTGCAAAGTGAGCGATTGATAAAGTTAGTACACCACGTATATAATAATGTGGTTTTTTATCGTAAAAGAATGGATGAAAAAGGCGTGAAGCCATCCGATATTCAATCTATCGACGATATAGTAAAATTGCCTTTTACGTACAAGACCGATTTGCGCGATAATTATCCGTTTGGTTTATTTGCTGTGCCAATGAAAGACATTGTACGCGTTCATGCATCGAGTGGTACTACAGGAAAACCAACAACTGTGGGTTATACAAAGAATGATATTGAAAATTGGCGCGAAGTGGTGGCTCGTTGTTTGACAATGTCCGGAATAGGTGCAGATGATATAATGCAGATTTCGTATGGATACGGCTTGTTTACCGGTGGATTAGGTGTTCATTACGGTGCGGAAACTACGGGTTGCTCGGTAGTTCCTATTTCGGGTGGAAACACACGCCGTCAGTTGCAGCTTATGTCTGATTTTGGGTCGACAGTATTGGCTTGTACGCCTTCGTATGCCCTTCATTTGGCCGATGCATTGGCTGAAAATGGTTATTCATTGGCCGATATGAAATTGAAAGTTGGTGTTTTTGGTGCAGAACCGTGGACTGAGAATATGCGGTTGGAACTGGAAAAGAAATGGGGAATTCAGGCTCATGATATTTACGGACTAAGTGAAGTTATGGGACCGGGTGTGGCTAATGATTGTACATTCCATACCGGATTGCACATTCACGAGGATCATTTCTTTCCTGAAATTGTACATCCTGACACCAAAGAGCCGCTTGCCGACGGCCAGGAAGGAGAACTGGTATTTACAACATTGACCAAAGAAGGTATTCCGTTGCTTCGTTATAACACCCGCGATCTTTCCACGTTAAGCCGCGAAACTTGTGAGTGCGGCCGTACGTCGGTGCGTATGAAGAAAATTACCGGACGAAGCGACGATATGCTCATTATTCGTGGAGTGAATTTATTTCCCTCGCAGATTGAACATGTTTTGCTGGAACTTGGTGAAACAAGTGCGCATTACATGCTTTACGTGGACAGAGAAAATAATCTGGATACGTTGGAACTGAAAGTGGAACTGGACGAAACGAAACTTACCGATACTATCCGCGATTTACAGAACTTGTCGCGCAAGATATCTCATGCGCTTAACAGTGCCATTGGTTTAAGTGTGAAAGTCACTTTGGTGGAACCAAGAACGATTACCCGTAGCGAAGGAAAAGCGGTAAGAGTGGTGGATAACAGGAAGAAGTAG
- a CDS encoding ACT domain-containing protein, whose amino-acid sequence MTIRQLSVFLENKTGHLNQILSVLAQNDINIIALTVADSSDYGILRAIVSDPEKALQALRAEQFTVRVHDIFSLEMDAAPGSMSKILDLFTAADICIEYVYAFSFGSKSILMVRTDKCDEAVKVIEQNKLKSISEADLK is encoded by the coding sequence ATGACAATCCGCCAACTTTCCGTTTTCCTCGAAAACAAAACAGGCCATTTAAACCAGATTTTATCCGTTCTGGCTCAAAACGATATTAATATTATTGCACTGACAGTTGCTGACTCAAGTGATTATGGCATTTTGCGTGCAATAGTCTCAGATCCTGAAAAAGCACTTCAAGCATTGCGGGCCGAGCAATTTACGGTTCGTGTTCATGACATCTTTTCGCTCGAAATGGATGCCGCTCCTGGTTCTATGTCTAAAATTCTTGACCTTTTCACCGCTGCTGATATTTGCATCGAATATGTGTATGCTTTTAGTTTTGGAAGCAAATCTATTCTTATGGTACGTACCGATAAATGCGATGAAGCTGTAAAGGTTATAGAGCAGAATAAACTTAAATCTATTTCAGAAGCTGATCTAAAATAG